One genomic region from Bacillus rossius redtenbacheri isolate Brsri chromosome 6, Brsri_v3, whole genome shotgun sequence encodes:
- the LOC134532712 gene encoding cytochrome c oxidase subunit 6A1, mitochondrial-like, giving the protein MAGILRNLVQRRIISPTYITKMRAHSAHESDESTILLWKRVFYFVALPACGLCMLNVYLKHQEEAQHERPPFVPYEHLRIRNKRFPWGDGNRTLFHNPHVNPLPDGYEDDH; this is encoded by the exons ATGGCAGGAATTCTTAGGAATTTAGTTCAGAGACGTATTATTTCTCCAACGTATATAACGAAAATGAGAGCTCATTCAGCACACGAGTCTGACG AGAGCACAATACTGCTGTGGAAGAGAGTGTTCTACTTCGTAGCACTCCCGGCTTGCGGCTTGTgcatgctgaatgtttatttgaAGCACCAAGAGGAGGCACAACACGAGCGGCCACCGTTCGTTCCGTACGAGCATTTGAGAATCAGGAACAAG CGCTTTCCTTGGGGAGACGGAAACCGCACCTTGTTCCACAACCCTCATGTGAACCCCTTACCTGATGGCTATGAAGATGATCACTAA